Proteins found in one Ovis aries strain OAR_USU_Benz2616 breed Rambouillet chromosome 19, ARS-UI_Ramb_v3.0, whole genome shotgun sequence genomic segment:
- the LOC105603539 gene encoding protein piccolo-like, producing the protein MEVTKKVGGPDPSGPQGHPSVGSQQLGGGVRGSQGPRINSGSTSSRHEVPLSTEANSDGAYGSASQAHTHEPCHQHLREPTEVTSQCGCERASQDTPRLPSTSSFPGSFVGAQIHLVTENRTPALPVYTRGDATSDTAQHGLYCSRLQVQVVGEGKAPAKVLVGWGKGPCSPEQTAPAGIRKSRWLPYIPSGEDGSPAAQGPFLAPGHDQGQGKGPGPVQALPTPTPTQASTPGLDPISMAGAESYPFNSDHLTDTKATTKGLSQDLLPGKYGNQWAVQLDSSKGGTCCQNKLNFHPQEEPRTPAPTLNKSLDQTQVREVTQRPVLPRHPKNQVEKPLVSISRPGSPKPGSGPPGTPKSQRDSHEIRSTQQSQQALNVCNNPCSSRPPSAYQLSGHNPAPVPPREATQIPASSAPTCQFQDAVEDRVLVFDMATGNTRMGLLCHDPMGSRAVLVGLMPPNPAIYASESTQPARPLPTPILTPDSDRSSFWSTTAVVSSPVPSSLSSGSYREVALVPKEARVHLESQGSPGAETPMRMGMLGGPVLLGTPLQFGERILSHAHDPGWSKPDAEKNQRSRTVWMLDAPGMQDTSLDQTKKQQWMSSEQTTEPLPAAKNQEVLRPPLQEDIGSHNQKESCHPDSPQVKRAGQDPLGGQPPLAEQAPSTKQPPPPAQPPLTGTPISRQPPFPQEPLISNEPTLSRGALTTREPGQASTLGQEGEPLGPPTHVEVHRMPPEETCICVNREKVGASAAQSSSLHQLLSWQHGSSPKVQEKQLSLITITTPGTGCKVLPMVTVGTQLQGPQFKLTNEDTIHSPVVAHLGLVRGACYELVPTMDALAIRSPVLCRHPLGPYQDMAAVVIDTGTGFTKCGLAGEDHVLSVLPSRVQLLQHPVQGQPRYTVPEKQEPSYSVLNRGVVSDWDALEVLWQHLFYCRLGVQPEELAVLVADSPISPRTNREKVAEILFERFHVPAMQTVHQALLALYAYGRTTGLVLGSGHGTSYVAPIVTGDLAPLDTYRLDVAGCDLTEHLAQLLLAGGQSPLKAELVNQIKETCCYVAMDMTAERARMQSQTRVDFVLPDKQVITLGSERFCCPEALFQPNLLGVNQPGLPQLALLSISRLEAKQQEQLLANVVLDGGSTLLNGFPERLRQELGPGATVLGSPHRAVAAWLGGSIMASRNSFQSLWLSRREYDEEGPWAIYKYHL; encoded by the coding sequence ATGGAAGTCACCAAGAAAGTGGGGGGCCCTGATCCATCGGGCCCCCAGGGCCACCCCTCAGTTGGCAGCCAGCAGCTGGGGGGTGGTGTTAGAGGGTCCCAGGGACCACGGATAAACTCAGGATCcacatcctcgaggcatgaggtGCCATTGTCCACCGAGGCCAACTCTGATGGGGCCTATGGCTCAGCCTCCCAGGCCCACACCCATGAGCCCTGTCACCAGCACCTCCGGGAGCCTACGGAGGTTACCTCCCAATGTGGCTGTGAGAGGGCCTCCCAGGATACCCCGAGACTCCCCTCCACTAGCTCATTCCCAGGCTCTTTCGTGGGAGCCCAGATACATCTCGTCACGGAGAATAGGACCCCGGCCCTACCAGTGTACACGCGCGGTGATGCCACCAGTGACACGGCCCAGCATGGACTCTACTGTTCCCGGCTTCAGGTGCAGGTGGTGGGGGAGGGCAAGGCTCCAGCTAAAGTCCTCGTAGGCTGGGGCAAAGGCCCCTGCAGCCCCGAGCAGACTGCCCCAGCAGGCATTAGGAAGAGCCGATGGCTACCGTATATTCCTTCAGGGGAGGATGGTTCACCTGCAGCCCAAGGTCCTTTTCTGGCTCCAGGTCATGATCAGGGCCAGGGCAAGGGCCCAGGTCCGGTTCAGGCTCTTCCAACGCCAACTCCAACTCAGGCCAGTACTCCAGGTCTGGATCCAATCTCAATGGCAGGAGCAGAATCTTACCCCTTCAACTCTGACCACCTGACTGATACCAAAGCCACCACCAAGGGCCTGTCCCAAgacctcttgcctgggaaatatggCAACCAATGGGCAGTCCAGTTGGATTCTTCCAAAGGGGGCACATGCTGCCAGAACAAACTGAATTTCCATCCTCAGGAGGAGCCTCGCACCCCAGCACCCACCCTAAACAAATCCCTGGACCAGACCCAGGTACGCGAGGTTACCCAAAGGCCAGTGTTACCCAGGCATCCCAAGAACCAAGTGGAGAAGCCCCTGGTCAGTATCTCTAGGCCAGGCAGCCCCAAACCAGGCTCAGGGCCCCCAGGAACCCCCAAGAGCCAGAGGGACAGCCACGAGATCCGCAGCACTCAGCAAAGTCAGCAGGCCCTCAATGTTTGCAACAACCCCTGCTCCAGCAGGCCGCCGTCTGCCTACCAATTAAGCGGCCACAACCCAGCCCCagtacctcccagggaagccacGCAGATACCTGCCTCCAGTGCCCCTACCTGCCAGTTCCAGGATGCTGTGGAAGACCGTGTGCTGGTGTTTGACATGGCCACGGGCAACACCAGGATGGGGCTGCTGTGCCATGATCCCATGGGCTCCCGGGCAGTGCTGGTGGGCCTCATGCCCCCCAACCCAGCCATCTATGCCTCCGAAAGCACGCAACCTGCCCGCCCACTGCCCACGCCCATCCTCACCCCCGACAGTGATCGTTCCAGCTTCTGGTCCACCACGGCCGTGGTGTCCAGCCCAGTGCCCTCCAGCCTTTCATCAGGAAGCTACCGAGAGGTGGCCCTGGTTCCCAAAGAGGCCAGGGTCCACCTGGAATCACAAGGCTCCCCTGGTGCTGAGACACCCATGAGGATGGGGATGCTCGGTGGGCCCGTTCTACTGGGGACACCGCTCCAATTTGGAGAGAGGATCCTGAGTCATGCCCATGATCCTGGCTGGTCCAAACCTGATGCTGAAAAAAACCAAAGGAGTCGCACTGTCTGGATGCTGGATGCCCCTGGGATGCAGGACACCTCTCTGGACCAGACCAAGAAACAACAGTGGATGAGCTCAGAGCAGACAACAGAGCCGCTGCCAGCAGCCAAAAACCAGGAGGTGCTCAGACCCCCACTCCAGGAAGATATAGGCAGCCACAATCAGAAAGAGAGCTGTCACCCTGACAGTCCTCAGGTCAAACGTGCTGGGCAGGACCCCCTCGGTGGTCAGCCCCCACTAGCTGAGCAGGCCCCCTCCACCAAGCAGCCCCCCCCTCCTGCTCAACCTCCTCTCACTGGAACCCCTATTTCCAGGCAGCCTCCCTTTCCCCAAGAACCCCTCATCTCCAATGAGCCCACCCTCTCAAGGGGTGCCCTAACCACCAGGGAGCCTGGTCAGGCTTCCACCCTGGGCCAAGAAGGTGAGCCACTGGGCCCGCCTACCCATGTGGAGGTACACCGGATGCCCCCTGAGGAGACCTGCATCTGTGTAAACAGAGAAAAAGTTGGTGCCAGTGCTGCCCAAAGCTCCAGCTTACATCAGCTCTTGTCCTGGCAGCATGGCAGCTCCCCTAAGGTGCAGGAGAAGCAACTTTCCCTGATCACGATCACCACACCCGGCACTGGTTGCAAGGTCTTGCCCATGGTTACAGTGGGCACTCAGCTCCAGGGTCCCCAATTCAAGCTGACAAACGAGGACACGATCCACTCGCCGGTGGTCGCACACCTCGGCCTGGTCCGCGGGGCCTGCTATGAGCTGGTGCCCACCATGGATGCTCTGGCCATACGGTCCCCAGTGCTCTGCCGCCACCCGCTGGGCCCCTACCAGGACATGGCTGCCGTGGTGATTGACACAGGCACAGGGTTCACCAAATGCGGGCTGGCTGGAGAGGACCACGTTCTCAGTGTGCTGCCTTCACGCGTGCAACTGCTGCAACACCCAGTCCAGGGCCAGCCCAGGTACACGGTGCCTGAGAAGCAAGAGCCCTCCTACTCGGTGCTAAATCGAGGTGTGGTCTCTGACTGGGATGCCCTGGAGGTGCTGTGGCAACACCTGTTCTACTGCAGGCTGGGCGTGCAGCCCGAGGAGCTGGCTGTGCTTGTGGCCGACTCACCCATCTCCCCACGTACCAACCGAGAAAAGGTGGCTGAAATACTCTTCGAGCGTTTCCATGTGCCAGCCATGCAGACAGTGCACCAGGCCCTGCTGGCGCTCTATGCTTACGGGCGCACCACCGGGCTGGTGCTGGGCAGTGGCCACGGCACATCCTACGTGGCGCCCATTGTCACTGGGGATCTGGCCCCCCTCGACACCTACCGGCTGGACGTGGCGGGTTGCGACCTTACGGAACACCTGGCTCAGCTGTTGCTGGCGGGTGGCCAATCACCGCTCAAGGCAGAGCTGGTCAACCAGATTAAAGAGACCTGCTGCTACGTGGCCATGGACATGACGGCTGAGCGAGCCCGCATGCAATCCCAGACCCGGGTGGACTTTGTGCTTCCGGACAAGCAGGTCATCACGCTGGGCTCTGAGCGCTTCTGCTGCCCGGAGGCTCTCTTCCAACCGAACCTGCTGGGCGTCAATCAGCCAGGCCTTCCGCAACTAGCCCTCCTCAGTATCAGCCGGCTGGAGGCCAAGCAGCAGGAGCAGCTGCTGGCCAATGTGGTGCTGGACGGTGGCAGCACTCTGTTGAATGGCTTTCCTGAGCGCCTGAGACAGGAGCTGGGCCCTGGTGCCACTGTGCTGGGCTCTCCGCACCGGGCTGTCGCTGCTTGGCTTGGAGGCTCCATCATGGCGTCTCGGAACTCCTTCCAGAGCCTGTGGCTCAGCCGCCGTGAGTATGACGAGGAGGGCCCATGGGCCATTTACAAGTACCATCTATGA